The following are encoded in a window of Alosa sapidissima isolate fAloSap1 chromosome 12, fAloSap1.pri, whole genome shotgun sequence genomic DNA:
- the fam174c gene encoding uncharacterized protein fam174c, with amino-acid sequence MTFRVVFVLVPLFLALAITDAANNSTTATDKLTVNPPTINNSVVAPNGSHKDEGTNTTSHIVKVEHGISHFDTDSSMIQRALYVLIGITIIGVLYFLVRAVRLKKTSVSQRKKKYGLLANHDDDDEEDEDDIVYESRSLRR; translated from the exons ATGACGTTTCGTGTAGTTTTCGTGCTGGTGCCCCTCTTCTTGGCTCTCGCTATTACAGACGCCGCCAACAACTCCACAACTGCGACCGACAAACTGACCGTCAACCCACCAACGATTAACAACAGTGTGGTCGCCCCCAACGGGTCGCACAAAGACGAGGGCACCAACACCACGTCCCATATCGTCAAAGTAGAACACGGCATTTCGCATTTTGACACGGACAGCTCCATGATCCAAAGAGCTCTCTATGTACTTATCGGAATCACCATCATTGGAGTTCTGTATTTCCTCGTCAGAGCTGTTCG GCTGAAAAAAACTAGTGTTTCACAACGGAAGAAGAAATATGGGCTCCTGGCGAATCATGACGACGACGATGAAGAAGATGAGGATGACATTGTGTACGAGTCCAGATCTTTGAGGAG ATGA